The following are from one region of the Camarhynchus parvulus chromosome 3, STF_HiC, whole genome shotgun sequence genome:
- the CILK1 gene encoding serine/threonine-protein kinase ICK isoform X3: MTRIFLDLTKNKLFPESTVRNIMYQILQGLAFIHKHGFFHRDLKPENLLCMGPELVKIADFGLAREIRSRPPYTDYVSTRWYRAPEVLLRSTCYSSPIDIWAVGCIMAEVYTLRPLFPGASEIDTIFKICQVLGTPKKNDWPEGYQLSASMNFRWPQCVPNNLKTLIPNASSEAVQLMRDMLQWDPKKRPTASQALRYSYFQVGHALGIQELGKQKELHNKLSLHIKPVPPSQPPLKPHARISSRPFQQSQSSQHVVYACKTDNSGAEHSNYAQEDKSNQVLLPAIHNKVPQQKTSAGSENINGELKPKPRRRWGHLPRTVKSSEDWDDLEDLDFSSSIMRMDLKNKKRQNDETLCRFESILDLKPLDAVGSGSSARTSHATFLRQDTPTLRVSAAKQHYLNHSRYRPGISTRNSIVSTSNKESVPSNHWPSSDLSGKTSGLGGSTTSRMNSGPIGSSGLTNAYVPSFLKKEVGSAGQRVQLAPVVDPSSDFASLTSVRPLLGWPSFSSPTKSSPRLMPLPPAAEPIHGRVDWSAKYGTPR; the protein is encoded by the exons ATGACAAGAATCTTCCTTGATTTAACAAA AAACAAACTGTTCCCTGAGTCTACAGTTAGGAATATTATGTATCAGATCCTGCAAGGGCTTGCTTTTATTCATAAGCATG GGTTCTTTCACAGGGACTTGAAACCTGAAAACCTGCTTTGCATGGGACCAGAACTTGTGAAAATTGCAGATTTTGGCTTAGCTCGAGAAATCCGATCTCGACCTCCTTACACTGATTATGTATCCACAAGGTG GTACAGGGCTCCGGAAGTACTTCTGAGATCCACCTGCTATAGCTCTCCAATAGATATTTGGGCTGTTGGGTGCATAATGGCAGAAGTTTACACGCTGAGGCCTCTCTTCCCAGGCGCCAGTGAAATTGATACTATATTCAAAATTTGCCAAGTCTTAGGGACGCCAAAAAAG AACGACTGGCCTGAAGGCTACCAACTTTCAGCTTCCATGAATTTTCGCTGGCCTCAGTGTGTACCTAACAACCTAAAAACTCTCATACCTAATGCTAGCAGTGAAGCAGTGCAGCTCATGAGAGACATGCTGCAGTGGGACCCCAAAAAGCGGCCAACAGCTAGTcag GCACTTCGATACTCGTACTTCCAGGTTGGGCATGCCCTGGGCATTCAGgaactgggaaaacaaaaggaactGCATAATAAATTGTCTCTGCATATTAAGCCTGTCCCTCCATCACAGCCCCCTCTGAAACCTCATGCCCGAATTTCATCAAGGCCTTTTCAACAAAGCCAGTCTTCTCAGCACGTGGTGTACGCATGTAAGACAGACAActctggggctgagcacagTAACTATGCACAGGAGGACAAGTCTAACCAGGTTCTTCTGCCTGCAATACACAATAAGGTTCCTCAGCAG AAAACATCTGCTGGGTCTGAGAATATAAATGGTGAACTTAAACCAAAACCTAGGCGAAGATGGGGACATCTTCCTAGGACAGTTAAGAGCTCTGAAGACTGGGATGATTTGGAAGACCTTGATTTCAGCTCTTCCATCATGAGAATGGACTTGAAAAACAAGAAGAGGCAGAATGATGAAACTCTTTGTAG ATTTGAAAGCATTTTGGACCTGAAGCCTTTGGATGCTGTAggctctggcagcagtgcaCGAACTTCCCATGCAACCTTTTTGCGGCAGGACACTCCTACATTGCGAGTTTCTGCAGCAAAGCAACACTACTTAAACCATTCTAGGTATCGACCTG GAATAAGCACCAGGAATAGCATAGTCTCCACTTCAAACAAAGAGTCTGTTCCATCTAATCACTGGCCCAGTTCTGATTTGTCTGGGAAAACCTCTGGTTTGGGAGGAAGTACTACCAGCAGGATGAATTCAG GACCCATAGGATCAAGTGGTCTAACAAATGCTTATGTCCCTTCATTTCTGAAGAAGGAAGTAGGTTCTGCTGGGCAGCGGGTTCAGTTAGCACCAGTTGTGGACCCATCTTCTG atTTTGCATCTCTGACATCAGTCAGACCCCTTCTTGGATGGCCGTCGTTCAGCTCACCCACCAAGAGCTCTCCGCGGTTAATGCCCCTGCCGCCGGCAGCGGAGCCGATCCACGGCCGCGTTGACTGGTCTGCCAAGTATGGCACTCCCCGGTGA
- the CILK1 gene encoding serine/threonine-protein kinase ICK isoform X1, with translation MNRYKTIRQLGDGTYGSVLLGRSIESGELIAIKKMKRKFYSWEECMNLREVKSLKKLNHANVVKLKEVIRENDHLYFVFEYMKENLYQLMKERNKLFPESTVRNIMYQILQGLAFIHKHGFFHRDLKPENLLCMGPELVKIADFGLAREIRSRPPYTDYVSTRWYRAPEVLLRSTCYSSPIDIWAVGCIMAEVYTLRPLFPGASEIDTIFKICQVLGTPKKNDWPEGYQLSASMNFRWPQCVPNNLKTLIPNASSEAVQLMRDMLQWDPKKRPTASQALRYSYFQVGHALGIQELGKQKELHNKLSLHIKPVPPSQPPLKPHARISSRPFQQSQSSQHVVYACKTDNSGAEHSNYAQEDKSNQVLLPAIHNKVPQQKTSAGSENINGELKPKPRRRWGHLPRTVKSSEDWDDLEDLDFSSSIMRMDLKNKKRQNDETLCRFESILDLKPLDAVGSGSSARTSHATFLRQDTPTLRVSAAKQHYLNHSRYRPGISTRNSIVSTSNKESVPSNHWPSSDLSGKTSGLGGSTTSRMNSGPIGSSGLTNAYVPSFLKKEVGSAGQRVQLAPVVDPSSDFASLTSVRPLLGWPSFSSPTKSSPRLMPLPPAAEPIHGRVDWSAKYGTPR, from the exons ATGAATAGGTACAAAACTATCAGACAGCTTGGTGATGGGACCTATGGCTCTGTTCTCCTAGGGAGAAGCATTGAATCTGGAGAACTAATAGCCATTAAAAA AATGAAGAGAAAGTTTTATTCCTGGGAGGAGTGCATGAACCTTCGAGAGGTTAAG tCTTTGAAGAAATTAAACCATGCCAATGTGGTAAAGCTAAAAGAAGTTATCAGAGAAAATGATCatctgtattttgtgtttgaatACATGAAGGAAAATCTTTATCAGTTAATGAAAGAGAG AAACAAACTGTTCCCTGAGTCTACAGTTAGGAATATTATGTATCAGATCCTGCAAGGGCTTGCTTTTATTCATAAGCATG GGTTCTTTCACAGGGACTTGAAACCTGAAAACCTGCTTTGCATGGGACCAGAACTTGTGAAAATTGCAGATTTTGGCTTAGCTCGAGAAATCCGATCTCGACCTCCTTACACTGATTATGTATCCACAAGGTG GTACAGGGCTCCGGAAGTACTTCTGAGATCCACCTGCTATAGCTCTCCAATAGATATTTGGGCTGTTGGGTGCATAATGGCAGAAGTTTACACGCTGAGGCCTCTCTTCCCAGGCGCCAGTGAAATTGATACTATATTCAAAATTTGCCAAGTCTTAGGGACGCCAAAAAAG AACGACTGGCCTGAAGGCTACCAACTTTCAGCTTCCATGAATTTTCGCTGGCCTCAGTGTGTACCTAACAACCTAAAAACTCTCATACCTAATGCTAGCAGTGAAGCAGTGCAGCTCATGAGAGACATGCTGCAGTGGGACCCCAAAAAGCGGCCAACAGCTAGTcag GCACTTCGATACTCGTACTTCCAGGTTGGGCATGCCCTGGGCATTCAGgaactgggaaaacaaaaggaactGCATAATAAATTGTCTCTGCATATTAAGCCTGTCCCTCCATCACAGCCCCCTCTGAAACCTCATGCCCGAATTTCATCAAGGCCTTTTCAACAAAGCCAGTCTTCTCAGCACGTGGTGTACGCATGTAAGACAGACAActctggggctgagcacagTAACTATGCACAGGAGGACAAGTCTAACCAGGTTCTTCTGCCTGCAATACACAATAAGGTTCCTCAGCAG AAAACATCTGCTGGGTCTGAGAATATAAATGGTGAACTTAAACCAAAACCTAGGCGAAGATGGGGACATCTTCCTAGGACAGTTAAGAGCTCTGAAGACTGGGATGATTTGGAAGACCTTGATTTCAGCTCTTCCATCATGAGAATGGACTTGAAAAACAAGAAGAGGCAGAATGATGAAACTCTTTGTAG ATTTGAAAGCATTTTGGACCTGAAGCCTTTGGATGCTGTAggctctggcagcagtgcaCGAACTTCCCATGCAACCTTTTTGCGGCAGGACACTCCTACATTGCGAGTTTCTGCAGCAAAGCAACACTACTTAAACCATTCTAGGTATCGACCTG GAATAAGCACCAGGAATAGCATAGTCTCCACTTCAAACAAAGAGTCTGTTCCATCTAATCACTGGCCCAGTTCTGATTTGTCTGGGAAAACCTCTGGTTTGGGAGGAAGTACTACCAGCAGGATGAATTCAG GACCCATAGGATCAAGTGGTCTAACAAATGCTTATGTCCCTTCATTTCTGAAGAAGGAAGTAGGTTCTGCTGGGCAGCGGGTTCAGTTAGCACCAGTTGTGGACCCATCTTCTG atTTTGCATCTCTGACATCAGTCAGACCCCTTCTTGGATGGCCGTCGTTCAGCTCACCCACCAAGAGCTCTCCGCGGTTAATGCCCCTGCCGCCGGCAGCGGAGCCGATCCACGGCCGCGTTGACTGGTCTGCCAAGTATGGCACTCCCCGGTGA
- the CILK1 gene encoding serine/threonine-protein kinase ICK isoform X2: MNRYKTIRQLGDGTYGSVLLGRSIESGELIAIKKMKRKFYSWEECMNLREVKSLKKLNHANVVKLKEVIRENDHLYFVFEYMKENLYQLMKERNKLFPESTVRNIMYQILQGLAFIHKHGFFHRDLKPENLLCMGPELVKIADFGLAREIRSRPPYTDYVSTRWYRAPEVLLRSTCYSSPIDIWAVGCIMAEVYTLRPLFPGASEIDTIFKICQVLGTPKKNDWPEGYQLSASMNFRWPQCVPNNLKTLIPNASSEAVQLMRDMLQWDPKKRPTASQALRYSYFQVGHALGIQELGKQKELHNKLSLHIKPVPPSQPPLKPHARISSRPFQQSQSSQHVVYACKTDNSGAEHSNYAQEDKSNQVLLPAIHNKVPQQKTSAGSENINGELKPKPRRRWGHLPRTVKSSEDWDDLEDLDFSSSIMRMDLKNKKRQNDETLCRFESILDLKPLDAVGSGSSARTSHATFLRQDTPTLRVSAAKQHYLNHSRYRPGISTRNSIVSTSNKESVPSNHWPSSDLSGKTSGLGGSTTSRMNSGPIGSSGLTNAYVPSFLKKEVGSAGQRVQLAPVVDPSSGNLSQE; the protein is encoded by the exons ATGAATAGGTACAAAACTATCAGACAGCTTGGTGATGGGACCTATGGCTCTGTTCTCCTAGGGAGAAGCATTGAATCTGGAGAACTAATAGCCATTAAAAA AATGAAGAGAAAGTTTTATTCCTGGGAGGAGTGCATGAACCTTCGAGAGGTTAAG tCTTTGAAGAAATTAAACCATGCCAATGTGGTAAAGCTAAAAGAAGTTATCAGAGAAAATGATCatctgtattttgtgtttgaatACATGAAGGAAAATCTTTATCAGTTAATGAAAGAGAG AAACAAACTGTTCCCTGAGTCTACAGTTAGGAATATTATGTATCAGATCCTGCAAGGGCTTGCTTTTATTCATAAGCATG GGTTCTTTCACAGGGACTTGAAACCTGAAAACCTGCTTTGCATGGGACCAGAACTTGTGAAAATTGCAGATTTTGGCTTAGCTCGAGAAATCCGATCTCGACCTCCTTACACTGATTATGTATCCACAAGGTG GTACAGGGCTCCGGAAGTACTTCTGAGATCCACCTGCTATAGCTCTCCAATAGATATTTGGGCTGTTGGGTGCATAATGGCAGAAGTTTACACGCTGAGGCCTCTCTTCCCAGGCGCCAGTGAAATTGATACTATATTCAAAATTTGCCAAGTCTTAGGGACGCCAAAAAAG AACGACTGGCCTGAAGGCTACCAACTTTCAGCTTCCATGAATTTTCGCTGGCCTCAGTGTGTACCTAACAACCTAAAAACTCTCATACCTAATGCTAGCAGTGAAGCAGTGCAGCTCATGAGAGACATGCTGCAGTGGGACCCCAAAAAGCGGCCAACAGCTAGTcag GCACTTCGATACTCGTACTTCCAGGTTGGGCATGCCCTGGGCATTCAGgaactgggaaaacaaaaggaactGCATAATAAATTGTCTCTGCATATTAAGCCTGTCCCTCCATCACAGCCCCCTCTGAAACCTCATGCCCGAATTTCATCAAGGCCTTTTCAACAAAGCCAGTCTTCTCAGCACGTGGTGTACGCATGTAAGACAGACAActctggggctgagcacagTAACTATGCACAGGAGGACAAGTCTAACCAGGTTCTTCTGCCTGCAATACACAATAAGGTTCCTCAGCAG AAAACATCTGCTGGGTCTGAGAATATAAATGGTGAACTTAAACCAAAACCTAGGCGAAGATGGGGACATCTTCCTAGGACAGTTAAGAGCTCTGAAGACTGGGATGATTTGGAAGACCTTGATTTCAGCTCTTCCATCATGAGAATGGACTTGAAAAACAAGAAGAGGCAGAATGATGAAACTCTTTGTAG ATTTGAAAGCATTTTGGACCTGAAGCCTTTGGATGCTGTAggctctggcagcagtgcaCGAACTTCCCATGCAACCTTTTTGCGGCAGGACACTCCTACATTGCGAGTTTCTGCAGCAAAGCAACACTACTTAAACCATTCTAGGTATCGACCTG GAATAAGCACCAGGAATAGCATAGTCTCCACTTCAAACAAAGAGTCTGTTCCATCTAATCACTGGCCCAGTTCTGATTTGTCTGGGAAAACCTCTGGTTTGGGAGGAAGTACTACCAGCAGGATGAATTCAG GACCCATAGGATCAAGTGGTCTAACAAATGCTTATGTCCCTTCATTTCTGAAGAAGGAAGTAGGTTCTGCTGGGCAGCGGGTTCAGTTAGCACCAGTTGTGGACCCATCTTCTG
- the FBXO9 gene encoding F-box only protein 9 isoform X1, with the protein MAEAEEDCHADLVRTDDSERSGEANLQAELQMFRAQWMFELAPGVSSSGLEPLPCRASSREPGLKSVDARGKQEIAKEEKAKELFLKAVEEEQNGALYEAIKFYRLAMQLVPDIEFKITYTRSPDCDGVGKRCVEDSKEDDKMADLLTDFQQQLTLQESSVKLCQPEVYVNQTHISALPMEVLMYIFRWVVSSDLDLRSLEQLSLVCRGFYICARDPEIWHQVCLKIWGRSCNKLVPYASWRDMFLERPRVRFDGVYVSKTKYIRQGEQSLDGFYRAWHQVEYYRYLRFFPDGQVMMLTTPEDPQSIVPRLRTKNTRTDAILLGHYRLSQETDNQTKVFAVIMKKKEEKPVDYHKYRYFRRVPAQETDHSFHVGLQLCSSGRQRFNKLVWIHHSCHITCRSTGETAVTTFDIDKMYTPLFFARVKSFTAYSEKPL; encoded by the exons ATG GCAGAAGCTGAAGAAGATTGTCACGCTGATTTGGTAAGAACTGATGATAGTGAAAGATCTGGTGAAGCAAATCTTCAG GCAGAGCTTCAGATGTTCAGAGCTCAGTGGATGTTTGAGCTTGCCCCAGGTGTGAGTTCTAGTGGGTTGGAACCTCTGCCGTGCAGAGCGTCATCAAGAGAACCTGGACTAAAATCTGTCGATGCCAGGGGAAAACAGGAGAtagcaaaagaggaaaag GCAAAAGAACTTTTCCTGAAGGCAGTGGAAGAAGAACAAAATGGGGCCCTTTATGAAG CCATCAAGTTTTATCGTCTAGCCATGCAGCTTGTACCTGATATAGAGTTTAAGATCACCTATACACGGTCCCCAGATTGTGATGGAGTTGGAAAGAGGTG TGTTGAGGATAGCAAAGAGGATGACAAAATGGCAGATCTCCTGACAGATTTCCAGCAGCAGTTAACTCTTCAGGAATCTTCAGTCAAACTTTGTCAGCCTGAAGTTTATGTCAACCAGACCCACATCTCAG cGTTGCCTATGGAAGTACTAATGTACATTTTCCGATGGGTGGTTTCAAGTGACTTGGATCTGAGATCATTGGAGCAATTATCTCTTGTTTGTCGAGGATTTTACATTTGTGCCAG AGATCCTGAAATCTGGCATCAAGTCTGTTTGAAAAtatggggcaggagctgcaataAACTTGTTCCATATGCATCTTGGAGGGACATGTTTTTGGAAAGGCCTCGCGTTCGGTTTGATG GTGTATATGTCAGCAAGACAAAATACATACGTCAAGGAGAGCAGTCTCTTGATGGTTTCTACAGAGCATGGCACCAAGTGGAATATTACAG GTATTTGAGATTCTTTCCAGATGGTCAAGTTATGATGCTAACAACTCCGGAAGATCCTCAATCTATAGTTCCTCGCTTACGGACTAAAAACACAAG GACAGATGCAATCTTGCTTGGCCATTATCGCCTTTCCCAGGAAACAGACAATCAAACCAAAGTATTTGCTgtaataatgaagaaaaaggaagag AAACCAGTTGATTACCACAAATACAGGTATTTCCGCCGAGTTCCTGCTCAAGAAACCGACCACAGTTTCCATGTAGGACTACAGTTGTGCTCTAGTGGGCGCCAGAGGTTCAACAAACTTGTGTGGATACATCATTCTTGTCACATCACTTGCAG ATCAACTGGTGAGACAGCTGTTACTACTTTCGACATTGACAAAATGTACACCCCTTTGTTCTTTGCACGAGTGAAGAGTTTTACTGCATATTCAGAAAAGCCGCTCTAA
- the FBXO9 gene encoding F-box only protein 9 isoform X2: MFRAQWMFELAPGVSSSGLEPLPCRASSREPGLKSVDARGKQEIAKEEKAKELFLKAVEEEQNGALYEAIKFYRLAMQLVPDIEFKITYTRSPDCDGVGKRCVEDSKEDDKMADLLTDFQQQLTLQESSVKLCQPEVYVNQTHISALPMEVLMYIFRWVVSSDLDLRSLEQLSLVCRGFYICARDPEIWHQVCLKIWGRSCNKLVPYASWRDMFLERPRVRFDGVYVSKTKYIRQGEQSLDGFYRAWHQVEYYRYLRFFPDGQVMMLTTPEDPQSIVPRLRTKNTRTDAILLGHYRLSQETDNQTKVFAVIMKKKEEKPVDYHKYRYFRRVPAQETDHSFHVGLQLCSSGRQRFNKLVWIHHSCHITCRSTGETAVTTFDIDKMYTPLFFARVKSFTAYSEKPL, encoded by the exons ATGTTCAGAGCTCAGTGGATGTTTGAGCTTGCCCCAGGTGTGAGTTCTAGTGGGTTGGAACCTCTGCCGTGCAGAGCGTCATCAAGAGAACCTGGACTAAAATCTGTCGATGCCAGGGGAAAACAGGAGAtagcaaaagaggaaaag GCAAAAGAACTTTTCCTGAAGGCAGTGGAAGAAGAACAAAATGGGGCCCTTTATGAAG CCATCAAGTTTTATCGTCTAGCCATGCAGCTTGTACCTGATATAGAGTTTAAGATCACCTATACACGGTCCCCAGATTGTGATGGAGTTGGAAAGAGGTG TGTTGAGGATAGCAAAGAGGATGACAAAATGGCAGATCTCCTGACAGATTTCCAGCAGCAGTTAACTCTTCAGGAATCTTCAGTCAAACTTTGTCAGCCTGAAGTTTATGTCAACCAGACCCACATCTCAG cGTTGCCTATGGAAGTACTAATGTACATTTTCCGATGGGTGGTTTCAAGTGACTTGGATCTGAGATCATTGGAGCAATTATCTCTTGTTTGTCGAGGATTTTACATTTGTGCCAG AGATCCTGAAATCTGGCATCAAGTCTGTTTGAAAAtatggggcaggagctgcaataAACTTGTTCCATATGCATCTTGGAGGGACATGTTTTTGGAAAGGCCTCGCGTTCGGTTTGATG GTGTATATGTCAGCAAGACAAAATACATACGTCAAGGAGAGCAGTCTCTTGATGGTTTCTACAGAGCATGGCACCAAGTGGAATATTACAG GTATTTGAGATTCTTTCCAGATGGTCAAGTTATGATGCTAACAACTCCGGAAGATCCTCAATCTATAGTTCCTCGCTTACGGACTAAAAACACAAG GACAGATGCAATCTTGCTTGGCCATTATCGCCTTTCCCAGGAAACAGACAATCAAACCAAAGTATTTGCTgtaataatgaagaaaaaggaagag AAACCAGTTGATTACCACAAATACAGGTATTTCCGCCGAGTTCCTGCTCAAGAAACCGACCACAGTTTCCATGTAGGACTACAGTTGTGCTCTAGTGGGCGCCAGAGGTTCAACAAACTTGTGTGGATACATCATTCTTGTCACATCACTTGCAG ATCAACTGGTGAGACAGCTGTTACTACTTTCGACATTGACAAAATGTACACCCCTTTGTTCTTTGCACGAGTGAAGAGTTTTACTGCATATTCAGAAAAGCCGCTCTAA